One genomic segment of Hordeum vulgare subsp. vulgare chromosome 2H, MorexV3_pseudomolecules_assembly, whole genome shotgun sequence includes these proteins:
- the LOC123427177 gene encoding adenine phosphoribosyltransferase 2-like produces MGEQDTSGSSMVEARAPAKKSGSGHADPRLQGISDAIRVVPHFPKPEIMFNDITALLLRPGVFKDAVDMFVERYRGMGIAAVAGIEARGFIFGPAIALAIGAKFIPLRKPGKLPGEVISETYTLEYGTDCLEMHVGAVEPGERVVVVDDLVATGGTLSAAIKLLERAAADVVECACLIGLPKFKDFYKLDGKPVYILVESRK; encoded by the exons ATGGGGGAGCAGGACACCAGCGGCAGCAGCATGGTGGAGGCGCGGGCGCCGGCCAAGAAGAGCGGCAGCGGCCACGCcgacccgcgcctccagggcattTCCGACGCCATCCGCGTCGTCCCGCACTTCCCCAAGCCAG AGATCATGTTCAACGACATCACGGCGCTGCTGCTGCGGCCGGGCGTGTTCAAGGACGCCGTCGACATGTTCGTGGAGCGCTACCGCGGCATGGGCATCGCGGCCGTCGCAG GCATTGAGGCGAGAGGGTTCATATTTGGCCCGGCGATTGCGCTGGCCATCGGAGCCAAATTCATACCGCTGCGCAAACCCGGGAAGCTCCCAG GCGAGGTGATTTCCGAGACTTATACGCTTGAGTACGGGACGGATTGCTTGGAGATGCATGTTGGCGCCGTCGAACCTGGCGAGCGTGTGGTGGTGGTTGATGATCTGGTTGCAACCGGTGGAACACTTTCTGCAGCTATAAAACTTCTTG AACGTGCCGCAGCTGATGTTGTTGAGTGTGCATGCCTCATTGGACTCCCCAAGTTTAAG GATTTCTACAAGCTCGATGGAAAGCCAGTTTACATACTGGTGGAGTCCCGcaaataa
- the LOC123427179 gene encoding uncharacterized protein LOC123427179 — protein sequence MNSKAEADAGGDNGNPSTAVMVVERVVTVEYLEQSMSRGLLGKFPDSSAYDFDYCQSGIWSPINKIPSESPASGGAGSRDFLIAKLRRRARAGSRLKDAAAGGGGRSRWRRRRLRRDGSFLDLHETGRAKKLDLSPPLPSPAPTKEGWRRVLTAAIRKFKARHRRSRPAPLLQTMLPML from the exons ATGAACAGCAAGGCCGAGGCAGACGCCGGCGGCGACAACGGCAACCCATCCaccgcggtgatggtggtggagcgcgtggtgacggtggagtacCTGGAGCAGTCAATGTCGCGGGGCCTCCTCGGCAAGTTCCCCGACTCCTCCGCCTACGACTTCGACTACTGCCAGAGCGGCATCTGGTCCCCGATCAACAAGATCCCGAGCGAGTCGCCGGCCTCCGGCGGAGCCGGTTCCAGGGACTTCCTCATCGCCAAGCTGAGGCGCCGGGCGAGGGCCGGGAGCAGGCTCAAGGACGCTGCCGCCGGAGGCGGCGGCAGGTCGAGGTGGCGGCGCCGGCGGCTGCGGCGGGACGGCTCGTTCCTCGACCTCCACGAGACGGGCAGGGCGAAGAAGCTGGATTTGTCGCCGCCGCTGCCATCGCCCGCCCCCACCAAG GAGGGGTGGAGGAGGGTGCTCACAGCGGCCATCAGGAAGTTCAAGGCGCGGCACCGCCGGTCCCGGCCGGCTCCCCTGCTCCAGACGATGCTTCCAATGCTCTGA